One genomic region from Clarias gariepinus isolate MV-2021 ecotype Netherlands chromosome 22, CGAR_prim_01v2, whole genome shotgun sequence encodes:
- the ncoa6 gene encoding nuclear receptor coactivator 6 isoform X3 has product MAQQPGPPETTWCTGCPGVALSTEDDSGLEDGDDVCGNHGKSSLARSPNPHGEQECTTIFVAFKGNLDDDDFQQKLDTILNGMPQMISLGPERLAPQRVEPWNSVRVTFNIPREAAERLRLLAQNNQQQLRDLGILSVQIEGEGPINVAGGQNRGPEVRVNGPIGAPGQMRMDVGFPMQQGPGGVRPNNPPMGPSGSVMAPQGMVSGSSGQMHPRLPRPATQSDSIDPMMSGLALQQQQLQHPQAPHGPATPMGPQGHLMQGMQATRQLNPASLQHLQQQQQQHHQQQQAQLAQGGARVPFNPANPLPVPLGWSQLPSGVLQPPPAQGLPTWRKAPPQGQMGHRTPSLASVQTPNHPPPPYPFGSQQAGQVFNAMAPQQQTAGPNQFAAPQPKGPQGVVGVGPRAPNPLPPVSASQSNLAAKSPGSSSSPFHQGSPGTPPIGQGQGQLCPRPATPQGLPQAVGSPGRAQPGFMGMPQHGQIPQGGMGGMQKRMPMPFPNTSQNFAQGQVTASVAGTPIGGTLQLQSGQNMAHTGAQPSVSTPNHMQPNSLQPSGIGHHGGMTSQTPSTSGGGMGQPQSGLQTQIMGMQSQIQNQPVVSSQGQVVQGQTGGQTVLSRPMNPGQRGMTPPKQLMPPQGQGMMQNQAQGHQALVMQQQQQQQQQQQQQQLQQPQQQHPHQQQAPQQQNAMMEQMVANQMQGNKQAFGPKGQPAVMSGQMMRGPSPNLQGNMVQFQPQQQMTPQQQQQMAQLQQQQQQLQQQQLQQQLQMQHQQPQLQQQQLHQQQVPQQSPQIPVNGNPNQPLGMHGPPMRLPNHLVQQQLQQQQLQQKQQHQQQQQQQQHMMQQLQQQQQQLQQQQLQQQQLQQQQQQLQQQQQQLQQQQQQPGQQHPHQLGDGTGGTGDMSQQQMLPDMQMQQQQGMMGGPQHMQVGNGHFPGHGMPFNPQFAGQMPIGGQAAGFPGNKDVTLTSPLLVNLLQSDISASQFGPGGKQGAGGVGANQAKPKKKKPPRKKKPKAGEGQQSVEGVGGLDSVSQGMDDADLQGLGSDQGTGTDSSNSKPPEFANRAGFSGQPGDQRVLQQMPMQFMAQQQQQMQQQQQLQQQQMHQQQEQQQQIQQQQQMQKQQMHMQIPGQTGTPQGSQQGQHQIHPHHLQLQQPPQQHMQQQQQQQQQPLTQQQQQLMMLKMQEQAKNRHAQRALVNPGDPAQRMPVAQQVNMPVMINLQGHGGVPPSPEKARGMQSVVNQQMTAAARRMPHPDIVQGTPGMGPEEATGTPNLQDRVSIEMASQAGNPSQQNVVNQAPNSHLMKTVPSSVQQQPGASPQQAPMAGSHNLHFPNTPSTAQSSRPKTPNRASPRPYHHPLTPTNRPPSTEPSEINLSPERLNASIAGLFPPKINIPLPPRQPNLTRGFDQQGLNPTTLKAIGQAPPSLASLTNNNTSGNSSVQQGFTQACNTASTGTKQEKQTVGGQTKRASPSNSRRSSPASNRKAAAPSPGRQKWSKNALQSIPSQQQMTGPQTVMASASSVLPSPTASVSSVGTLDPQQNLNPLQALPSNTDAMIQGQAPQPDSRQTSQVERDQSALRTAKQRMPSQDPKIQEPSEQPPEERHQPQNPPLQEHGSSVSASFRDAPTSLNQLLDNAGPSSLSTKPPKVTLPVGGDRALVEQECQRNPIPSAPQSSDGGLPLSTSEYEQKSKVGSIASPNLIQTSSPSLQSSSAVSSVSPSSVLFTSSASNVSLHSNPSVSPNPNTKPITSMSQTILHRPASSGSTQANQITVFVTSNPISSAASSASAVPPAIVPTMLAVPTKSIRPQEVHQSSQNRPPQFITPVIFQVPSSTQSVTMVNYGQVSANIKLTPSGVSGTASTVSVSMATHSPVVSIASQPGRAMIGQIQVQVPASQASSLHTVHPSQQESTPDTPASKISPLSQTLSLQPGTSACVPPSIQQPLASPPACSSPGTTSVSRRSPLSQATTTIAKTSLAQNVLNKTSTPHSSDIHQMQQQTTTQSGKPIDTATSQAVTSATLSSSMPSPIAVSSAPASTLTPTVSSFALMQIPPPVTSSTPTPSPLVITPSFAVVPPSSSASSSSPVISMSAPSASVPPVTTTPTTGPTPGSSPLLPAVELQPSTVMGTSLPEPANTTAPSEKASSHQGEAVPSVAEQGEARGHTEKAKGPSRRSSRAEKDTEDDVPDNGQRKRAARPGSASSHPGKAAESNTGVSPTQAKRRKSK; this is encoded by the exons ATGGCGCAGCAGCCCGGCCCACCTGAGACCACCTGGTGTACAGGTTGTCCCGGGGTGGCTCTGAGTACGGAGGACGACAGCGGATTGGAGGACGGAGACGATGTGTGCGGTAATCACGGCAAAAGCAGCCTGGCTCGGTCCCCGAATCCTCACGGAGAACAAGAATGCACCACTATCTTTGTTGCTTTTAAGGGAAACCTTGATGACGACGACTTTCAGCAGAAGCTCGACACCATCTTGAATGGGATGCCCCAGATGATCTCACTGG GTCCTGAGAGGCTGGCGCCCCAGCGAGTGGAGCCCTGGAACAGCGTGCGAGTCACGTTTAACATCCCCAGGGAAGCTGCCGAACGCCTCCGCCTCCTCGCACAAAACAACCAACAGCAGCTTCGGGACTTGGGGATTCTGTCAGTGCAAATCGAAG GTGAAGGACCCATCAATGTTGCAGGTGGGCAAAACCGAGGTCCGGAGGTCAGAGTAAACGGACCCATCGGAGCACCGGGTCAGATGAGGATGGATGTTGGGTTTCCCATGCAACAAGGTCCTG gtgggGTACGGCCAAACAATCCCCCAATGGGACCCTCTGGTTCTGTCATGGCTCCACAGGGTATGGTGTCAGGGAGTAGTGGACAGATGCACCCAAGGTTACCAAGGCCAGCAACACAATCAG ATTCAATAGACCCTATGATGTCTGGACTCGcactgcagcagcagcagctccaACATCCACAGGCACCACATGGTCCAGCCACCCCTATGGGCCCACAAGGACATCTCATGCAGGGCATGCAAGCAACCCGGCAACTCAATCCAGCATCCCTTCAGCATTTacagcaacaacagcagcagcatcatcaacaacagcagGCTCAGTTAGCACAGGGTGGTGCCCGGGTCCCATTCAACCCTGCAAACCCACTGCCTGTCCCTTTGGGTTGGAGCCAGTTACCTTCTGGTGTTCTTCAGCCACCGCCTGCTCAGGGGCTTCCAACTTGGAGAAAAGCTCCTCCACAAGGTCAGATGGGACACCGTACTCCTTCTTTGGCATCTGTACAAACACCAAACCATCCTCCACCACCGTATCCCTTTGGCAGCCAGCAGGCAGGGCAGGTTTTTAATGCCATGGCTCCGCAGCAGCAGACAGCAGGGCCAAACCAGTTTGCAGCCCCACAGCCTAAGGGTCCCCAAGGAGTTGTAGGTGTTGGTCCGAGGGCACCTAATCCCTTGCCTCCTGTGTCTGCTTCACAAAGCAACCTCGCTGCCAAGTCCCCTGGATCTTCATCTTCCCCGTTTCATCAGGGTTCACCTGGAACCCCACCTATTGGACAAGGTCAAGGTCAGCTATGTCCACGTCCAGCAACTCCACAAGGGCTCCCGCAGGCAGTCGGATCCCCCGGCAGGGCTCAGCCTGGCTTTATGGGAATGCCTCAGCATGGCCAGATTCCCCAGGGAGGAATGGGAG GTATGCAAAAAAGAATGCCAATGCCGTTCCCAAATACAAGTCAGAACTTTGCACAAGGACAAGTTACTGCAAGTGTGGCAGGAACCCCTATAGGTGGGACCCTTCAGCTTCAAAGTGGCCAAAACATGGCACATACAG GTGCACAACCTTCGGTTTCAACACCAAACCACATGCAGCCAAATTCCTTACAGCCTAGTGGAATTGGCCATCATGGTGGAATGACTTCTCAGACTCCATCCACCTCCGGTGGTGGTATGGGACAGCCTCAGTCGGGTCTACAAACTCAGATAATGGGCATGCAGTCACAGATTCAAAATCAGCCCGTAGTTTCCTCTCAAGGTCAAGTAGTCCAAGGCCAGACCGGAGGCCAGACTGTCCTGTCTCGGCCCATGAATCCAGGACAGCGAGGGATGACCCCTCCTAAACAATTAATGCCTCCACAGGGACAAGGCATGATGCAGAACCAGGCCCAGGGGCACCAAGCATTAGtgatgcagcagcagcagcagcaacaacagcagcagcagcaacaacaactgCAGCAGCCACAGCAGCAGCACCCACATCAGCAACAAGCTCCACAGCAGCAAAATGCTATGATGGAACAGATGGTAGCCAACCAAATGCAAGGTAACAAGCAGGCTTTTGGGCCCAAAGGTCAACCAGCTGTTATGTCGGGTCAGATGATGCGAGGCCCATCACCTAATTTGCAGGGCAACATGGTGCAGTTTCAGCCACAGCAACAAATGActccacagcagcagcagcaaatgGCTCAGttgcaacaacaacagcagcagttACAACAGCAGCAGTTGCAGCAGCAGCTTCAAATGCAACACCAACAGCCACAACTACAGCAGCAACAGCTGCATCAGCAGCAAGTGCCACAGCAGTCTCCGCAGATCCCAGTGAATGGTAATCCCAATCAGCCATTAGGGATGCATGGGCCTCCAATGCGTCTTCCAAACCATTTGGTCCAGCAACAGCTTCAACAGCAGCAACTTCAGCAAAAacagcaacatcaacaacaacaacagcagcaacaacacaTGATGCAACAgctacaacaacagcaacaacagctACAGCAACAACAGCTACAGCAGCAACAGCttcagcaacagcagcagcagcttcagcaacagcagcagcagcttcagcaacagcagcagcagcctggCCAACAACACCCACATCAACTTGGAGATGGCACTGGAGGCACGGGTGATATGAGCCAGCAACAGATGCTTCCTGACATGCAAATGCAGCAGCAGCAAGGTATGATGGGAGGTCCCCAACACATGCAGGTGGGCAATGGACATTTTCCTGGTCATGGCATGCCTTTCAATCCTCAATTTGCTGGCCAGATGCCTATTGGTGGACAAGCAGCTGGGTTTCCAGGGAATAAGGACGTGACCTTGACTAGTCCCTTATTAGTTAACCTCCTTCAGAGTGACATTTCCGCCAGCCAGTTTGGGCCTGGTGGAAAACAGGGAGCTGGTGGGGTTGGTGCTAACCAGGCCAAACCGAAAAAGAAGAAACCACCTCGTAAGAAGAAACCCAAAGCAGGCGAGGGACAGCAATCTGTTGAAGGCGTTGG CGGCTTGGATTCAGTTTCACAGGGAATGGATGATGCAGATTTGCAAGGCTTAGGTAGTGATCAAGGAACTGGCACAGATTCTTCCAACTCAAAGCCCCCTGAATTTGCTAATCGTGCAG GCTTCTCTGGACAGCCAGGAGATCAAAGGGTTTTGCAGCAAATGCCAATGCAGTTCATGGCACAACAGCAACAGCAgatgcagcagcagcaacagttacaacaacaacaaatgcatCAGCAGCAAGAACAGCAGCAGCAaatacaacaacagcaacaaatgCAAAAGCAACAGATGCATATGCAGATTCCAGGTCAAACTGGAACACCACAAGGGTCACAACAAGGACAGCACCAAATTCATCCACATCACTTACAGCTTCAACAGCCGCCGCAACAGCacatgcagcagcagcagcagcagcaacaacaaccgctgacgcaacagcagcagcaactgATGATGCTTAAAATGCAGGAACAAGCAAAGAATCGGCATGCCCAAAGGGCTCTTGTTAATCCTGGTGATCCTGCACAGAGAATGCCGGTAGCCCAACAAGTAAACATGCCAGTAATGATCAATTTACAAGGACATGGAGGTGTCCCTCCCTCACCAGAAAAAGCCAGAGGCATGCAGTCAGTAGTAAACCAACAGATGACTGCTGCAGCTAGAAGAATGCCTCATCCAGACATTGTCCAGGGAACCCCTGGAATGGGACCAGAGGAAGCAACAGGCACACCTAACTTGCAGGACAGGGTATCAATTGAGATGGCGTCTCAAGCAGGGAATCCCAGTCAACAAAATGTCGTCAACCAAGCTCCTAATTCTCATCTGATGAAAACTGTGCCTTCATCTGTCCAACAGCAACCAGGAGCAAGTCCCCAACAAGCACCAATGGCTGGCTCTCACAATCTTCATTTTCCCAATACTCCTTCGACTGCCCAAAGTTCCCGCCCTAAGACGCCAAACCGGGCCAGTCCTAGACCATATCACCATCCATTAACTCCTACCAACCGTCCACCTAGCACTGAGCCTTCAGAGATAAATCTCTCTCCTGAGAGATTAAATGCATCAATTGCTGGTCTCTTTCCCCCAAAGATTAATATCCCTCTACCACCCCGACAGCCTAACTTAACTCGAGGGTTCGATCAGCAAGGTCTAAACCCCACCACTCTGAAAGCTATTGGACAGGCTCCACCAAGCCTTGCATCTCTCACTAACAATAACACTAGTGGCAATAGTAGTGTTCAACAGGGTTTTACACAAGCTTGTAATACTGCAAGTACAGGTACAAAGCAAGAGAAACAGACAGTTGGAGGTCAGACAAAGCGAGCAAGTCCCAGTAACAGTCGACGATCTAGTCCTGCCTCAAATAGAAAAGCAGCCGCTCCCAGCCCAGGAAGGCAAAAATGGAGTAAGAATGCCTTGCAGTCCATACCAAGTCAACAACAAATGACTGGTCCCCAAACTGTAATGGCCAGCGCTTCATCAGTCCTCCCAAGTCCCACTGCATCTGTATCATCAGTAGGAACACTAGATCCCCAGCAAAATCTAAACCCTCTCCAAGCTCTCCCAAGTAACACGGATGCAATGATCCAGGGGCAGGCACCACAGCCAGATTCACGTCAGACTTCACAAGTAGAACGAGATCAGTCAGCTCTTAGAACGGCAAAACAACGCATGCCATCACAGGACCCAAAAATTCAAGAGCCATCTGAGCAACCACCAGAGGAGAGGCATCAACCTCAGAATCCACCACTGCAGGAGCATGGTTCTTCTGTTTCAGCATCTTTTAGGGATGCCCCAACCTCCCTCAATCAGTTACTAGATAATGCAGGCCCCTCATCCTTGTCCACAAAGCCCCCCAAGGTTACTCTTCCAGTAGGTGGAGATCGTGCTTTGGTGGAACAAGAGTGTCAGCGTAACCCTATCCCTAGTGCCCCACAGAGCAGTGATGGTGGGCTGCCTTTGTCCACTAGTGAATATGAACAGAAATCTAAGGTCGGTTCAATAGCTAGCCCAAACTTGATTCAGACTAGCAGTCCAAGCCTTCAGTCGTCCTCTGCTGTATCCAGTGTTAGCCCAAGTTCTGTTTTGTTTACTAGCTCTGCTTCAAACGTTAGTCTACATTCCAATCCTTCTGTTAGTCCAAATCCCAATACTAAACCTATTACAAGCATGTCCCAAACAATCTTGCACAGACCAGCATCATCAGGGTCCACTCAAGCAAATCAAATAACGGTTTTTGTGACCTCCAATCCAATTAGTTCCGCTGCTAGCTCAGCATCTGCAGTGCCTCCAGCCATTGTCCCAACTATGCTTGCAGTGCCCACCAAAAGCATACGACCTCAAGAAGTGCATCAATCCTCTCAAAATCGTCCTCCACAGTTCATTACACCTGTCATTTTTCAAGTTCCATCAAGCACTCAGTCTGTCACTATGGTAAACTATGGACAAGTATCTGCCAATATTAAACTCACTCCTTCTGGAGTGTCAGGCACAGCTTCTACTGTGTCTGTCTCTATGGCAACACATTCCCCAGTTGTGAGCATAGCGAGTCAGCCTGGTCGGGCCATGATTGGACAAATCCAAGTGCAAGTTCCTGCAAGTCAGGCTTCTTCTCTACACACAGTCCACCCTTCTCAGCAAGAGAGCACTCCTGACACACCGGCCTCAAAAATAAGTCCTTTAAGTCAGACATTATCTTTACAACCTGGCACGTCTGCGTGTGTTCCCCCATCTATTCAACAACCTTTGGCATCTCCACCTGCCTGCTCAAGCCCAGGGACTACATCTGTTTCTCGCAGGAGTCCCCTCTCACAAGCAACGACGACTATTGCAAAGACCAGTCTGGCCCAAAATGTTCTAAACAAGACTTCCACCCCTCACAGTAGCGACATCCATCAGATGCAACAGCAGACTACAACCCAGTCAGGAAAACCCATAGATACTGCAACATCTCAAGCGGTTACCAGTGCAACACTGTCTAGTTCAATGCCTTCTCCTATAGCAGTCTCATCTGCGCCAGCATCAACACTAACACCTACAGTTTCTTCTTTTGCACTCATGCAGATTCCACCACCAGTTACTTCTTCCACCCCTACACCCAGTCCTTTAGTGATCACTCCCAGCTTTGCTGTAGTACCACCCTCCAGTTCTGCTTCCAGTTCCTCACCGGTCATTAGTATGTCTGCACCATCTGCTTCTGTCCCACCAGTGACCACCACACCAACCACTGGTCCTACACCAGGGTCATCTCCACTACTTCCAGCTGTGGAACTGCAACCTTCCACAGTAATGGGGACAAGCTTGCCTGAGCCAGCAAACACCACTGCACCCAGCGAGAAGGCTTCAAGTCACCAAG GAGAGGCAGTGCCCTCTGTGGCCGAACAGGG GGAAGCTAGAGGCCACACCGAAAAGGCAAAAGGCCCCAGCCGAAGGAGCTCACGGGCTGAGAAGGACACTGAAGACGACGTGCCTGACAATGGACAGAGAAAGCGAGCAGCAAGACCAGGGTCGGCTTCTTCCCACCCAGGCAAAGCAGCGG aatCAAACACTGGAGTGAGTCCCACGCAGGCAAAGCGAAGGAAGTCGAAGTGA